The genomic window CCCTCGTAGGAGAGCTGGAAGGCGATCGTGGCCGCCGTGGGCCGGCCCGTGCGGCGGTCGATGACCTCGGCGCTGATCGTCTCGAACTTGATGTCCTTCTTGCGCATCTTGTCGATGATCTCCTCCATCGTCCACTTCTCCCGGAGGTCGGCGTAGAGGTTGAAGCGGTTGATGATCTCCGTGAGGCGCGTGGAGCTCATGATGCGCTGGTTGATGGTCTGCAGGCGCTGCTCGGCGTAGCTCGACACCGTGGTCATGACGTACTCGCGGGGGATCTCCTGCTCCTCGATGAGGATCGTCGAGGTGGAGCGGTACGTGGGAGGCCAGACGAAGGCGATGACGGCGGACAGCAGGAACACCCCCACCGCCGGCCAGATCAGCCAGTTCCTCCTGCGCTTCACGATGGCGATCACGTCGCCCAGGGTTTTGACATCCGAGTCCATGGTAGAAACAGTTCCTTGGTTGTTAGTTCGTCAGTTCGTTAGTTCCTGGAATCCTTCTTCTTGAGGTCCTGCTTCAAGTAAGCCATGAAGCCGTTTGTGCTCTTCCATACGTCATCGGCCTGCCGCTGCAGGTCCTTCAGTTCGGCATCGGATATGTATCCCTGGTCGTATGCCACATAGGCATGACTGACAGTCTCTGCAACGGATGCCCGCGAATAATCGAGAAACTTGATGAAATCCCTGTTGCTGCTGCGATGGAACCCCTCAGCCATGTTGGCCATGGATGAGACAGCGCTTCGGCGGATTTGACTGGCAAGGTCGAAATCTCGCTTGAAGCGGTCATTCTTCGTATATCGATAAACGATGTTGACGAGGTGCCGGGCAGCCTGCCAGCATAACATTTCCTCAAATCGCTTGATTGCCGCCATCGTGATCTTCTATCTCGAGCTAACGAACTAATGAATCGTCTTCTTGAACTTACGAACTAAGGAACTAACGAACTAACGAACTGATTAACTAATGAACCGTCTTCTTGAACTAACGAACTAAGGAACTAGGGAACTAAGGAACTAACGAACTGTCTACTCAAACACCGGATACTGCACGTAGAACCGCAGGAAGACGAGATTCCGCTCTGCATCCGTGTCCGTGTTCTTGTACCGGGTCGCCGTGTAGTCGTAGAGCAGCTCCAGGAACATGTCCTTCGTGAAGGCGTAGCGCAGCGAGGGGCTCACGCGGAAGGTCTCCTCGTCGATGGGGGCGGCCCCGAACTGGCCCCCGGAGGCGTGGTTGATGTAGTAGCCCGTCGAGAGGGCCGCCGAGAACTCGTAGGTCAGCCGGTGGCGGATGTCGGCGACGAAGGCCGTGCGCTGCACGGGGCCCTCGCGGCCGCTGGCCGTGGCCAGGTCGTGATTGGCCGACAGGGAGAGGGTCGTCTTTTCCCCCCGGTAGTTCACCGAGAGCTTGCCCACGCCGCCCCAGTCCTCCGAGGTGACATCCCTCGTCACCGGGACGAGGAAAATCGGCGGGACAAACACCAGCTCCGTCACCTTGTACTCCGACCGGGTGAAGCGCCCGCCCGCGTCGGCGACGACCGTCCAGAGTTCCTGGAACCGGTGCTCGATGCCCACGGTGCTCCACACGCCGTTGACGTCGGAGCTCGTGTACCGGTAGCCGGAGTACCCCACGTTGAACCGCCCCTTCGTCGAGAGCCCCAGGGCGTGGTAGAGGCCCAGGGACACGTTGTGCCCTTCCAGGTCGGAGATCGTGGGGTCGTCGTAGTTGTCGTTCTCGTAGAAATAGGACGCCCCGGCGGTGAGCCTTTCCGTCACGGCCCAGTTGCCCGACAGGCCTCCCGTGGCCCGGTCGCGGCGGTAGTTGCCCAGCACGATGCCCGTGGCGATGACGTCACGGTCGGGCCGGTAATCCCGCGACCAGCCGCCCTCGGCCTGGATGTTGGTCCGCGGCCCGAAGAGGTACCCCAGGCGTGCCCGGTAGTACTGGTCCTCGCGGTTGTAGTCGGACTCGTTGTGGTAGCGCGCAATGTCCACCCGCCCCGAGAGGGACAGGTCGACCTTCTCGGTGCGGTTCACGAGCTCGAGCCCGGGCGAGACCGTCGTGATCCAGCTCCGCAGCGGGTTGTTCGTCGAAAAGAGGATGTTGTCGTTGTACTCCTCCTTAAGGGCCAGCGACGGGACGACCCGGAACTCGTCAGCCGACGCCCCGGCCGGAAGGGCCATCACCAGCACCGCCGCAGCAACCGCAACACGCACCGCAGATTTCAGCATCTCCCCCTCTTCCCCCACTTGTGAACTTTCTCCCCGAACTAACGAACTGAGGAACTAACGAACGAAGGAACTGCCTCTTTGAACTAACGAACTCTCTTTCCCAACTAACGAACTAATGAACTAATGAACTTCTTCTACGGCACCACCACCACATCCCCGCGCTTGAGGATCACATTCTGCCTCAGCTTCTCCCCCTCGGTCACCTCGTCGTAGGAGAAGGGCAGGATCTGCGTGCCCCCGGCCTCCTGCCGGAAGATCTTGATCTGGTTTCGCTTCGCGAAGGCGTTGAGGCCGCCCGCGATGGAGAGGGCCTGCAGCACGGTGACGTTGGTGTTCAGCGCAAAGCGCCCGGGCTGGTTCACCCGGCCGATCACGTAGATCAGCATGCTGTTGACCTGCTTGACCTCGAGGTTGACCTCCTCCTTGGGGGCGTACTTCGCGAGCTTCGCGGCCAGCTCCTTCTTGAGGTCCGCCAGCGTCCGCCCGGCCGCCTGCACCTCGCCGATCAGCGGGAAGGAGATTTTCCCGTCGGGCAGGACGACCACCTGCTTCGTCAGGGCCTCCTCCTTCCAGACGGAGATCTCGAGGATGTCGCCCGGCCCGATCAGGTAATCGGGCCCGAAGGCCGATGCAAACTCCTGCGCCGCCGCGCGGGCGGCATTGCCCTGCGCCCAGGCCGGCGCGGCAGCGGCCAGCAGGCACACAAGGGTGAGAATGACGGTCCGTCTCATGATCGCCTCCCCGGGGGGCGTTTTTCGCCCGGCCCCCGGATCACCGTGAATTTGCTTGCTTTCAAGCCTTTTACTCATAAAGGATCGCCTCGGCGGAGTCAAGGCCGGAGGCGCCTCCCCTGCGCATTGACATCACAAGGTTTCCGTGCTACACGTATTTTACGTGAGATCGGTCACAAGGGTCATGCCATGGCAAAGCAGAATATCACCCTGAGCCTGGACAAGGACGTGATACGGAAGGCGCGCCTGCTGTCGGCCCGCAGATCAACCAGCATCAGCAGGCTGTTGAGCGAGGAGCTCGAGCGGCTTGTCCGGGATCACGAGCGGTATGAACAGGCCCAAAAAAGCGCTCTGGCTGCCTTGAGAAAAGGG from Syntrophaceae bacterium includes these protein-coding regions:
- a CDS encoding polysaccharide export protein, translating into MSKRLESKQIHGDPGAGRKTPPGEAIMRRTVILTLVCLLAAAAPAWAQGNAARAAAQEFASAFGPDYLIGPGDILEISVWKEEALTKQVVVLPDGKISFPLIGEVQAAGRTLADLKKELAAKLAKYAPKEEVNLEVKQVNSMLIYVIGRVNQPGRFALNTNVTVLQALSIAGGLNAFAKRNQIKIFRQEAGGTQILPFSYDEVTEGEKLRQNVILKRGDVVVVP
- a CDS encoding outer membrane beta-barrel protein; amino-acid sequence: MLKSAVRVAVAAAVLVMALPAGASADEFRVVPSLALKEEYNDNILFSTNNPLRSWITTVSPGLELVNRTEKVDLSLSGRVDIARYHNESDYNREDQYYRARLGYLFGPRTNIQAEGGWSRDYRPDRDVIATGIVLGNYRRDRATGGLSGNWAVTERLTAGASYFYENDNYDDPTISDLEGHNVSLGLYHALGLSTKGRFNVGYSGYRYTSSDVNGVWSTVGIEHRFQELWTVVADAGGRFTRSEYKVTELVFVPPIFLVPVTRDVTSEDWGGVGKLSVNYRGEKTTLSLSANHDLATASGREGPVQRTAFVADIRHRLTYEFSAALSTGYYINHASGGQFGAAPIDEETFRVSPSLRYAFTKDMFLELLYDYTATRYKNTDTDAERNLVFLRFYVQYPVFE
- a CDS encoding four helix bundle protein, with protein sequence MAAIKRFEEMLCWQAARHLVNIVYRYTKNDRFKRDFDLASQIRRSAVSSMANMAEGFHRSSNRDFIKFLDYSRASVAETVSHAYVAYDQGYISDAELKDLQRQADDVWKSTNGFMAYLKQDLKKKDSRN